Proteins encoded together in one Triticum dicoccoides isolate Atlit2015 ecotype Zavitan chromosome 7B, WEW_v2.0, whole genome shotgun sequence window:
- the LOC119340262 gene encoding (-)-isopiperitenone reductase-like isoform X1 — translation MEGAISSRPNTRIAVVTGGNKGIGFEVCRQLASHGGVTVILTARDETRGTEAAERLRAPGLTDTDVVFHRLDITDASSIATLADFVKTRFGKLDILVNNAGVGGVEYPQELDTNDEKFAGLDSNQRLEWMVKNVREPIDAARGAVETNYYGTKHVTQALLPLLLQSSSQGRIVNVPSEYGLLRGTLTPPCRACPVRRECLVRDTTTR, via the exons ATGGAAGGAGCCATCTCCAGCCGGCCAAACACGAG GATTGCCGTCGTTACCGGCGGGAACAAGGGGATCGGCTTCGAGGTGTGCCGGCAACTAGCTAGCCATGGAGGAGTCACGGTCATTCTGACGGCTCGGGATGAGACCAGGGGCACGGAGGCGGCCGAGAGGCTCAGAGCGCCGGGGCTCACCGACACCGACGTCGTCTTCCACCGGCTGGACATCACGGACGCTTCGAGCATCGCCACGCTAGCCGATTTCGTCAAGACCCGTTTCGGGAAGCTGGACATCCTG GTCAATAATGCCGGCGTTGGCGGGGTTGAGTACCCCCAAGAACTCGATACCAACGACGAAAAG TTCGCCGGCCTCGACTCCAATCAGAGACTTGAATGGATGGTGAAGAATGTCCGGGAGCCCATCGACGCCGCAAGGGGAGCAGTGGAGACAAACTACTACGGCACCAAGCATGTAACCCAGGCCCTGCTGCCTCTGCTGCTGCAATCTTCCTCCCAGGGAAGAATAGTGAATGTCCCCTCCGAATATGGACTGCTAAGG GGAACTTTGACACCGCCATGTAGGGCTTGCCCCGTCCGAAGAGAATGTCTTGTTAGAGACACTACGACTCGATAA
- the LOC119340261 gene encoding uncharacterized protein LOC119340261: MEPIKPTATLTGKIRESADDGDAASGTIGSLPFHLTEKILGCISPLESVRFAAVCRSWAEIISERLARPTPHLFALEVLDEGLRGAIFSIPIDDGGEDSPAPVVPARLPSTVSDAKHFELCGVLPSGRISFAYKSSLVLVNPATGAVRGIQTYAHRIMYPTEPMFCSGAEAFFIGQSFGRNFSLWWCTEGEWSERKLLLPEDLKCADDIDLVAYSDGVFYAMQIFGSTYTIDTRAPMPWRLTRLSVPSIREQLGDRFIRNFHLLESEGEVMFVVRVLATQEPAYSNSFGGYEVYRLDVEGARWVKVERLAGDRALFVSGESSFAVRASETPGCMSNCIYFVVEVYECCYVTWGVYSMEERKVLFQRHVGGSPGKYDAARWFLPGVMVPLAHRGKKRKNPISSECQEEDGR; the protein is encoded by the exons ATGGAGCCTATCAAACCCACGGCCACCCTAACAGGCAAGATCCGCGAATCTGCCGACGACGGAGATGCGGCGAGCGGAACTATCGGCAGCCTCCCGTTCCAcctcacggagaagatcctcggctgcATCAGCCCGCTCGAGTCGGTGCGGTTCGCCGCCGTCTGCAGGTCCTGGGCGGAGATCATCTCCGAGCGGCTAGCGAGACCCACCCCGCACCTCTTCGCGCTCGAGGTCCTCGACGAGGGCCTCCGCGGGGCGATCTTCTCCATTCCGATCGATGACGGCGGGGAGGACTCGCCCGCGCCGGTGGTCCCGGCCCGGCTGCCGAGCACTGTCAGCGACGCGAAACATTTTGAGCTATGTGGCGTCCTGCCCAGCGGCAGAATCTCCTTTGCGTACAAGAGCAGCCTCGTCCTCGTCAATCCCGCCACCGGCGCGGTCCGGGGCATTCAGACGTACGCCCATCGGATCATGTATCCGACTGAACCTATG TTTTGCAGCGGCGCCGAGGCCTTCTTCATTGGCCAGAGTTTCGGGAGGAACTTCTCTCTCTGGTGGTGCACGGAGGGGGAGTGGTCCGAGCGGAAGCTGCTCCTGCCTGAAGACCTCAAATGTGCCGACGACATTGATCTAGTGGCCTACAGCGACGGCGTCTTCTATGCCATGCAAATTTTCGGCTCAACGTACACCATTGACACTCGTGCGCCGATGCCGTGGCGCCTGACAAGGCTCAGTGTGCCGAGCATTCGCGAGCAGCTCGGAGACCGCTTCATCCGGAACTTCCACCTGCTCGAGTCGGAAGGGGAAGTCATGTTTGTCGTTCGGGTGCTCGCAACACAAGAACCCGCATACTCCAATTCCTTCGGTGGCTATGAGGTGTATAGGCTAGATGTCGAGGGGGCGCGATGGGTGAAAGTGGAGAGGCTTGCTGGTGACCGGGCGCTTTTCGTGAGTGGGGAATCATCGTTTGCGGTCCGTGCCTCCGAGACTCCAGGGTGCATGAGCAACTGCATCTACTTTGTGGTTGAGGTCTACGAGTGCTGCTACGTCACCTGGGGCGTCTACTCCATGGAGGAGCGGAAGGTGCTGTTTCAACGCCATGTTGGTGGTTCTCCGGGAAAGTACGACGCCGCGCGGTGGTTCCTCCCTGGTGTTATGGTGCCACTTGCACATcgaggaaaaaagagaaaaaatccaATCTCTTCAG AATGTCAGGAGGAGGATGGGAGGTAA
- the LOC119340262 gene encoding (-)-isopiperitenone reductase-like isoform X2 produces the protein MEGAISSRPNTRIAVVTGGNKGIGFEVCRQLASHGGVTVILTARDETRGTEAAERLRAPGLTDTDVVFHRLDITDASSIATLADFVKTRFGKLDILVNNAGVGGVEYPQELDTNDEKFAGLDSNQRLEWMVKNVREPIDAARGAVETNYYGTKHVTQALLPLLLQSSSQGRIVNVPSEYGLLRVT, from the exons ATGGAAGGAGCCATCTCCAGCCGGCCAAACACGAG GATTGCCGTCGTTACCGGCGGGAACAAGGGGATCGGCTTCGAGGTGTGCCGGCAACTAGCTAGCCATGGAGGAGTCACGGTCATTCTGACGGCTCGGGATGAGACCAGGGGCACGGAGGCGGCCGAGAGGCTCAGAGCGCCGGGGCTCACCGACACCGACGTCGTCTTCCACCGGCTGGACATCACGGACGCTTCGAGCATCGCCACGCTAGCCGATTTCGTCAAGACCCGTTTCGGGAAGCTGGACATCCTG GTCAATAATGCCGGCGTTGGCGGGGTTGAGTACCCCCAAGAACTCGATACCAACGACGAAAAG TTCGCCGGCCTCGACTCCAATCAGAGACTTGAATGGATGGTGAAGAATGTCCGGGAGCCCATCGACGCCGCAAGGGGAGCAGTGGAGACAAACTACTACGGCACCAAGCATGTAACCCAGGCCCTGCTGCCTCTGCTGCTGCAATCTTCCTCCCAGGGAAGAATAGTGAATGTCCCCTCCGAATATGGACTGCTAAGGGTAACTTAA